Within Spinacia oleracea cultivar Varoflay chromosome 4, BTI_SOV_V1, whole genome shotgun sequence, the genomic segment GTATGCTTATGAGAAAGAAGAAAGGCAAAGGGAACAGAATCCCTGCTATTGGTATCCAAGTAACTCCAAAGCAGATCAACAAGTACACAAATTGGAATAGAGTGAATGCAGCAATGTATTTGAAGGGCACTGATTCCACATATGATGCATGAGCTTCTTCCAAAACCCTATACACAATTAGTGGATGGATATCAATCAACTTGATCAGATTGCCATAACTAGGGGTGTTaatgagccgagccgagccAAGACCGAGCCTGAGTAGTTGAGCTTGAGCTCGACATATTAAAAACCGAGCTCAATAGGTTTGGTTGAGGCTCGATAGACTCGTTCAAGGTTGATCATCAAATGTTTAGTTAAGATACATGTTTATCAAAATTTTCATGTTTGGTTCAAAATAAATATCTATTAAAAATTAGTTtatgcaaaaaaaataatttatgaaAGAACTCGAACTCGAACTAACAAGCTTTCGAGCCGAGCCATTGATAGCTCAGGCTTGGCTCGTTAAAACCTCGAGCCGAACCTGAGCTTGAGTCGAGCCTGCTCGAGCTgagctttgaccgagctttTTCGAGCCAATTCGCGAACAGACTTGGCTCGTTAACACTCCTAGGCATAACAGTTTTAAGAGGTTGCAAGCATCATAATCAACATGATAAAAAAGACACCATTTTGCATCTTTTTGAGTTTCTAAATTTCCATTTTCAAAGTGCCAAAAGGTTCATAAGTAGGTTTCTGAAAACTCAACCAAAAACTGGTATAGCACAACAACAGGTTTCTAAAACCATTTTGCATCAGTTTGAGTTTCTAAATTTCCATTTTCAAACTGCAAAAGGTTCATAAGTAGGTTTCTGAAAACTCTACCAAAAAACATGTATAGCAACAAAACCAGGTTTCTAAAACCCTGaatcaaaaatattcaaaaagaGAAACTTACTTGTATCGTCTAACTGGTGTAATGAACAGGAGAAGGATCCTTTCCCAGAACTGGCTTCCAGGAAGACTATCAATGGCCATATATGCAAAGTATCCCCATAAAACAGAGGTTGGTATTAACTTAATCACAGGCATAGCAAACATAGCACCTCCTACTAGTACTGATTGTAAGATGTTGCTAACTCTTTGTTCATTGACTCTAACAGGCAAATAACTGTCAATGTGTTCAAGTTTAAAAGctttgttttcctttccttGTTTGCCATCTCCATTCATAACTGCTTGTTTCAAGTCTTCCAATTCCTTCACAACTTCATGTGGCTGATAAAACAGGAATTATCACTTGATAGAATTTAGGTTAAAGAGTTTTATAATGTATGAGCAAGTTTTGTTGAAAGCTTACATTGGGATTTTGATCCATTTTGATGAAAACATCTTGCATTTGGCCATATAATTCAGTGCTGCTAACATTTTTCCTTATGCTTTCCTTTGCAGATTTTACCATCTTTTTCCCTATCAACTGTCATTAGATCACAGTTATATGAGTCACTGAATTAtttaggctccgttctattcgacttattttttctgaacttatattatctgaatttatctggaaaaaaaaacttattatgactgaaataaacttatgtATGTGTTAAAATGtctgaattttttattttttttcttctgaaatctgaaataagtcaaactaagtcgaacagaacagagcACTTTTGCAAATCTAACAATATGATGAATTTGACTTTGAAATTCATCTCTACACACTCACCTGCCTCTTGAGGACAGCAAGGCTCTTTGTATGCATTGGAGACTGTGGAAGAACACCATTTGATGGAGGGAGTCCGATTAATCCACAAAGCAAAGTCTGTAATTACATTAACAAAATCTTAGACAGCAAAGTCTGTAATTACCTTAACAAAATCTTAGACAGCATGAATACTGCATAATGTAATTACAGATTAACTTATTTTACATACTGTAAATCCAAGCACCAAAATGTCGTAGTGGTAAGCAGAAGGTTTTTTCAGATTGAATTCCTTTTGTTGTGCTAGCTGTGAAGCAACACTGTGGTCAAAAAAGTACAGTCCTGCTACCATCAGAGCTGGTATGATTGCTGCAAAGATGTACCCAACTGGAACTCTGACCATATCCTGCATTAACAGTTTCTGAATTTGTCAAAATTCATTTAGATATAGGcttcgtttggtagggcgtaaaacattTTCCTGGAAAACAGTTTTCCTCTATTTTCAAATTTACATTGTTTGGTTTGCAAAGGAGTGTAAAACCGTTTTCCCCAGGAGTAAAATTGCTCTCATAATGATGGAGAACCATTTTCCCTTTTCCTTGTCCACTCCTCTCACTACCTACTTACTTTCCCTTTCATTTTCCTTTCGTTTCATAATTTTTCTTACAtggaaccaaacaacgtaaaactaattttggaattgtgttttccatgaaaatcattctacaatgaaaacgtttcacacccaaccaaacggagccctatagtaaaacattttcctTGAAACAGTTTTCCTCTATTTTCAGTTGTACATTGTTTGGTTTACAAAGGAGTGTAAACATGTTTTCCCTATGATTAAAATTGCCCTCTCAATGATGGAGAACCATTTTCCCTTATAATTGAAGGAAAAActgttttccttccttttccttttctctCTGTACACTCCTTTGACCTCTGACTACCTGCTTACTTTACCTTTCATTTTCCTTTCGTTTCATCATTTTTCTTACATGGAACCAACCAACGGAAAACTaattttggaattgtgttttccattGTAAACAGTTTCCCATGAAAATCGTTTTACACTGAAAATATTTCACACCCAACCAAACGGAGCGAAACAATTCCAAGTATATGAAAAAAAAGAGAAGTAAAACTTATGGTAATCACATAATGAATGAATGATTTACCTTGACAACAGTCCAATGATACACAGATTTAGATTGCCATGGCAGAGGACTAAAGAGCCTTCGAGGTACACCAAGTGGAACACCAGAAGGAATACTGAAGGACAAAGCAGTCCAAACTACAACCATTAAAGGTACTCCATAATCTGCAATTAAGCCCCTAACACGACCTGTACCATACCGCCATGATCTTGCTCTACGGCTCTTAATAGCCATTACAAAAACACCAAAAGTAAAGATTACACCAAGCAACCCATTTGCATATCTCCATTGAAATAGGAACCTCTCTTCATGTGGATCTTCATGTTTGGGAATGCCAAATTCACTTACAACTCCCTATAATTAGATTTGATCAAGTACAGTTAATCTCAATGTAAAACAGAACTAAATCACCTAATAGTAAGGTTAGTAAGTTGTTAAAAAGCACCACCTTGATAGCTTCTTGGAAGAAAAGAACAGTAATCAACATGCCAAAGAGTTCCCCAGCAATCCTTGTAAACCGTTTAATGATCGTGGCaacattgaatattgaaagaaGTATTAACATGATAGAAGTCCATACACACACCCTGAGAAAATTTGCAGCAAGATAAATATTCAGAAACCTGACATCAAATTCATCTGTTTTCTTAAGCAGAATTACGcagttctgttcgacttatttcagacaaaataagttcagcaaaaatactccctccgtcccagattagtcgttacactttcctttttcgtccgtcccagattagttgttacacttctaaattaggaatgaccccacaattattatattgtctctctcttcccactaaatttttttttgtccccacaccctctctcattcaattaaaagtatacaccactaactcctatcacatctactttttcaataaaataataattgattaccaaacaacca encodes:
- the LOC110787862 gene encoding boron transporter 4 isoform X2 → MGLGIMKQPFYGIINDFNGRLACYKQDWSGGIRSGFGILAPTTYIFFASALPVIAFGEQLSRDTGVAEPTVIMYSYLYNFAKGRPDLGKDLYLAWAGWVCVWTSIMLILLSIFNVATIIKRFTRIAGELFGMLITVLFFQEAIKGVVSEFGIPKHEDPHEERFLFQWRYANGLLGVIFTFGVFVMAIKSRRARSWRYGTGRVRGLIADYGVPLMVVVWTALSFSIPSGVPLGVPRRLFSPLPWQSKSVYHWTVVKDMVRVPVGYIFAAIIPALMVAGLYFFDHSVASQLAQQKEFNLKKPSAYHYDILVLGFTTLLCGLIGLPPSNGVLPQSPMHTKSLAVLKRQLIGKKMVKSAKESIRKNVSSTELYGQMQDVFIKMDQNPNPHEVVKELEDLKQAVMNGDGKQGKENKAFKLEHIDSYLPVRVNEQRVSNILQSVLVGGAMFAMPVIKLIPTSVLWGYFAYMAIDSLPGSQFWERILLLFITPVRRYKVLEEAHASYVESVPFKYIAAFTLFQFVYLLICFGVTWIPIAGILFPLPFFFLISIRQHILPKFFHPFHLQELDAAGYEEIAGAPRRSQSMSFEEGEAPDDEEGDDFEILDEMTTSRGEFKIRASSFDNPQIHPQEIVRPE
- the LOC110787862 gene encoding boron transporter 4 isoform X1, coding for MGLGIMKQPFYGIINDFNGRLACYKQDWSGGIRSGFGILAPTTYIFFASALPVIAFGEQLSRDTDGSLSTVETLASTAICGIIHSIIGGQPLLIVGVAEPTVIMYSYLYNFAKGRPDLGKDLYLAWAGWVCVWTSIMLILLSIFNVATIIKRFTRIAGELFGMLITVLFFQEAIKGVVSEFGIPKHEDPHEERFLFQWRYANGLLGVIFTFGVFVMAIKSRRARSWRYGTGRVRGLIADYGVPLMVVVWTALSFSIPSGVPLGVPRRLFSPLPWQSKSVYHWTVVKDMVRVPVGYIFAAIIPALMVAGLYFFDHSVASQLAQQKEFNLKKPSAYHYDILVLGFTTLLCGLIGLPPSNGVLPQSPMHTKSLAVLKRQLIGKKMVKSAKESIRKNVSSTELYGQMQDVFIKMDQNPNPHEVVKELEDLKQAVMNGDGKQGKENKAFKLEHIDSYLPVRVNEQRVSNILQSVLVGGAMFAMPVIKLIPTSVLWGYFAYMAIDSLPGSQFWERILLLFITPVRRYKVLEEAHASYVESVPFKYIAAFTLFQFVYLLICFGVTWIPIAGILFPLPFFFLISIRQHILPKFFHPFHLQELDAAGYEEIAGAPRRSQSMSFEEGEAPDDEEGDDFEILDEMTTSRGEFKIRASSFDNPQIHPQEIVRPE